The Bacteroidales bacterium genome has a segment encoding these proteins:
- a CDS encoding outer membrane lipoprotein carrier protein LolA — translation MRYIVLLIIALLAAFNTHSQDKNAEKLLKTLAEKHNGYDNITADFTFFYKNLQTESENKWNGSIIMKGEKYKLELRNSTIYYNGKTLWNHLHGPNEVNISEPVKNEDSDIINHPHQIFDIYKKDFKYKYLGKETSKGEEVYLVDLYPEELDKDYSRIRLNLTRDNIRIHSAKIFAKDGSRYRINIKNMKTNQPVDDSAFVFNEEDHPDVEVIDMRF, via the coding sequence ATGAGATACATTGTACTTTTAATAATCGCATTGCTGGCGGCTTTTAACACTCACAGCCAAGACAAAAATGCAGAGAAACTCCTCAAAACCCTGGCGGAGAAACACAACGGCTACGACAACATCACAGCCGATTTCACTTTTTTTTACAAAAACCTCCAAACAGAAAGTGAAAACAAATGGAACGGCTCCATCATCATGAAGGGTGAAAAGTATAAGCTGGAGCTGAGGAATTCCACAATATATTACAACGGCAAGACCCTGTGGAACCATCTGCATGGCCCCAATGAAGTGAATATCTCGGAGCCGGTAAAGAACGAAGACTCCGACATCATCAATCACCCCCATCAAATATTCGACATTTACAAGAAAGATTTTAAGTACAAATACCTGGGCAAAGAGACCAGTAAAGGAGAGGAAGTTTATTTGGTAGACCTTTATCCCGAAGAGCTCGACAAAGATTACAGCAGGATCCGGCTGAACCTTACCCGGGATAACATCCGGATCCATTCGGCAAAAATATTTGCCAAAGACGGCTCCCGGTACCGCATCAACATTAAGAACATGAAAACCAACCAGCCTGTGGATGATTCTGCTTTTGTATTCAACGAGGAAGACCACCCCGATGTGGAGGTGATTGATATGAGGTTCTGA